From Lasioglossum baleicum chromosome 2, iyLasBale1, whole genome shotgun sequence, a single genomic window includes:
- the LOC143216229 gene encoding uncharacterized protein LOC143216229, with translation MNTSVTETFEAVLERQTQAFAQLTKILANTKKKGVDNYTVEYLDTRLTMYQETWTQITSFNGYLQAYRKADRTKEDLPYFKAGTMDRMEDAYLDGWSYLREQLAHLRPPITPPAANSSMAFPASMVTRPAHVKLPRIELPKFDGDYTRWKSFESRFNSAVIVNETLTGSERLQYLLSALSGEALESIQHLDVTDANFQIGWTRLKEIYDNERVIVHTLMQKLYSLKSIKLSQLDSLNQFTIHYRNTLEALYKLGRGTKEDHLVYFVSSKFDRELETEWNKTLGDARTYPTYAAMEKFVLEQTAAVKMSNQPTQQLQSSAGPAKPLRQKTNAHVIEESRPSPTCFLCKEAHVPRDCSMFRSLSPLARFETLKSQHACINCLGANHTVSNCPSTNVCRQCGEKHHTLLHRGESRALSRPKTSGYRNHASSVQPSRLDASTTLQTPLSAQAPARPVNSEEIGSNVATHFAEASPNGIQTVLLATAMVKVFAPNGQSRLARALLDQGSQSSFVSTNLVQQLRLQKVRAPISVTGLGGERTSTIDYSVQLQIGSSKQESPALLTRAFIVRGITQYAPPAIQMENYSALFDLALADPEPASKQRIELLLGADIFAQILRPGVRLPSNQGPIAQNTVFGWILSGCINTPENHRVAVTTHHGTITDPLERALTRFWETEAVPETRILTPLEIECERHFEKTYSRDATGRFVVRLPFLKSVPEDFLGDSLRGATASLARLTRKLRENEAVKCEYNAFIREYESLGHMNRLDGIDRSRNYIPHRAVLREESLTTKLRVVFNASSQTSSGYSLNDILLTGPKLQLDITHILLAWRIHKYVLVADIEKMFRQILIHPQDRKYQCILWRSESTGNLETFELNTVTYGTACAPYLSMRVIQEVNKLEGSEYPLASPILRNSVYVDDVFMGAPDKQLLEQTRIQVCQLLSRGGFNLRKWAGNDAESLRNIPAATHSHAVDLRIFNASELKVLGIRWIPSDDTFYFDLQKLAVRKEKMSKRELLSEIATLFDPLGWLSPIVVRAKILMQQQWLERISWDDCVSDDTRETWNLFCMDWRALTAMRVPRWIQYAPDSLEIQLHGFSDASRAAFSCAIYARVTSLTGETHTTLLTAKSRVAPIKTVSIPILELNGAVMLTELAAHVTHSIGIPVTKTVCWTDSTIVLAWLRKHPAAWKTMVANRTSKIHSTLPNAVWRHVPTHYNPADLNSRGVSAEALLSSTLWIEGPSWLKRDEEDWPVQQTYETEEEKCKTAVHNTVTIKDWDALSRFSSWQRLIRVFCHVRRFINTVRKQTSTAPPSFLTVSELRDSEITILRIIQRSSFATEIAAFARNKPLTSGSSLLPLSPFIDQCGVVRVGGRLRNSFLPWETKHPAILPKHHVSDLIIRESHLLSLHGGNQITTYTTRQKYWILGLRNSVRRVIHKCVKCARWRAETATQVMQDLVTSRCRPSPPFSHIGVDYAGPYQVRDAPGRGKRTYKKYIAVFICFATHAVHLELVDDCSTAAFLAAFDRFTSRRGVPQTITSDNGTNFVGASNELARHFVEVTNSPELKNRCSTLLIQWKFYPPGAPHHGGMQEAAVRSTKHHLRRIMGSFASTSEEMSTLLCKVEATLNSRPITRVRDDPECLEILTPGHFLTGSPLISRPVPPVIDEPTTHLSRWQQVQKFHELLWRVWSREYLQELQSRYKWQTEQKDLTVGAVVLLDNPLLPPNKWELGRVVKTFPGKDGHVRVVEVKTASSTYKRPITRVCQLPVNN, from the coding sequence ATGAATACAAGTGTCACGGAGACCTTCGAAGCGGTGCTGGAGCGGCAAACACAGGCGTTTGCTCAACTCACGAAAATATTGGCGAATACGAAGAAAAAAGGGGTCGACAACTACACCGTGGAGTATCTGGACACCAGGCTGACCATGTATCAGGAGACCTGGACCCAGATTACTTCTTTCAACGGGTACCTCCAAGCGTACCGGAAAGCGGACCGGACGAAAGAAGACCTACCTTACTTCAAGGCCGGAACAATGGATCGGATGGAGGACGCGTACCTTGATGGCTGGTCCTACCTACGGGAGCAGCTGGCCCATCTACGCCCCCCCATCACACCCCCTGCGGCGAATTCATCTATGGCGTTTCCAGCTAGCATGGTAACTCGTCCCGCGCATGTTAAATTACCCCGGATCGAACTCCCGAAATTTGACGGCGATTACACGCGTTGGAAATCGTTCGAATCGCGATTCAATTCCGCGGTAATTGTAAACGAAACCTTGACGGGCTCAGAACGATTGCAGTACTTGCTTAGCGCATTGTCGGGCGAAGCACTAGAATCGATACAGCACCTCGATGTAACGGACGCGAACTTCCAGATCGGCTGGACACGTCTCAAGGAAATTTACGATAACGAACGAGTCATTGTACATACGCTGATGCAAAAACTTTATTCCTTGAAATCGATCAAATTGTCGCAGCTCGACTCGCTGAATCAGTTCACGATTCATTATCGTAACACCCTCGAGGCGTTGTACAAGTTAGGTAGAGGCACGAAAGAGGATCAtctcgtttatttcgtttcgAGCAAGTTCGACCGCGAATTAGAAACGGAGTGGAACAAAACCCTCGGAGATGCACGAACCTACCCAACATACGCGGCGATGGAAAAGTTTGTTTTAGAACAAACCGCGGCGGTTAAGATGTCCAATCAACCGACGCAACAACTACAATCCTCCGCGGGTCCTGCGAAACCGTTACGACAAAAAACGAACGCGCACGTGATTGAAGAAAGTAGGCCGTCTCCTACTTGCTTTCTTTGCAAAGAAGCGCACGTACCCCGCGACTGTAGCATGTTCCGTAGCCTCTCGCCACTAGCGCGCTTCGAGACGCTGAAAAGTCAACACGCGTGCATAAATTGCCTCGGCGCGAATCACACCGTGTCGAATTGCCCGAGCACAAACGTGTGTAGACAGTGTGGTGAAAAGCACCACACATTGCTGCACCGCGGAGAATCCAGGGCCCTCAGCAGACCCAAAACGAGTGGTTACCGAAACCATGCATCTTCGGTCCAGCCCTCGAGATTAGACGCGTCTACCACTCTTCAGACACCGTTATCGGCTCAAGCCCCTGCGCGGCCCGTGAATTCAGAAGAAATCGGTAGTAACGTTGCGACACATTTCGCCGAAGCCAGTCCGAATGGCATTCAGACTGTCCTACTGGCTACCGCAATGGTCAAAGTTTTCGCGCCCAACGGTCAGTCGCGATTAGCCCGCGCGCTATTAGACCAGGGGTCTCAATCCTCGTTCGTGTCCACCAATCTTGTACAGCAGCTACGTTTACAAAAAGTCCGAGCACCGATTTCCGTGACTGGTCTCGGCGGCGAACGAACAAGCACCATTGATTATAGTGTGCAACTGCAGATAGGTTCGTCCAAACAGGAGTCACCAGCACTGTTAACCCGTGCGTTCATAGTGCGCGGTATAACGCAGTACGCGCCGCCGGCGATCCAGATGGAAAATTACAGCGCCCTGTTCGATCTCGCGCTCGCGGACCCCGAGCCCGCATCAAAGCAACGTATCGAATTGCTCCTAGGCGCGGATATCTTCGCGCAAATTCTACGACCTGGCGTTCGACTCCCCAGTAACCAAGGACCGATTGCGCAAAATACGGTATTCGGTTGGATCTTGTCCGGATGCATCAACACCCCGGAAAACCATCGCGTCGCGGTTACCACGCATCACGGGACAATCACGGATCCACTCGAACGTGCGTTAACTCGTTTTTGGGAAACGGAAGCGGTCCCTGAAACGCGTATCCTCACTCCCTTGGAAATAGAATGCGAGCGGCACTTCGAAAAAACCTACTCGCGCGACGCTACCGGCAGATTCGTGGTGCGGTTACCGTTTCTCAAGTCGGTCCCCGAGGACTTCCTCGGAGATTCACTCCGAGGAGCCACCGCGTCACTGGCACGTCTGACCCGGAAACTACGCGAAAACGAGGCGGTAAAATGCGAATATAATGCGTTCATCCGCGAGTATGAGTCGCTCGGCCACATGAACCGTCTCGATGGCATCGACCGTTCCAGGAATTACATTCCACATCGCGCCGTTCTCCGAGAGGAAAGCTTGACTACAAAGCTCAGAGTCGTTTTTAATGCGTCGAGCCAAACGTCTAGCGGATACTCCTTAAACGACATCCTACTTACTGGTCCGAAGTTACAGTTAGATATCACTCACATCTTATTAGCGTGGCGAATCCACAAATATGTTCTAGTGGCGGACATTGAGAAAATGTTCCGTCAAATTCTCATCCACCCACAAGATCGCAAATATCAATGCATCTTGTGGAGAAGCGAATCTACCGGTAATCTCGAGACGTTCGAATTGAATACGGTAACCTACGGAACCGCCTGCGCCCCGTACCTCTCGATGCGCGTTATACAAGAAGTAAACAAGTTGGAAGGTTCGGAATAccccctcgcgtccccgattcttcgCAACAGTGTTTATGTCGACGACGTATTCATGGGCGCGCCGGACAAACAGCTGCTCGAACAGACTAGAATACAAGTCTGTCAGCTGTTGTCTCGAGGCGGATTCAATCTGCGAAAATGGGCGGGCAACGATGCCGAATCCCTGCGAAATATTCCCGCAGCCACACATTCACACGCGGTGGATCTGCGAATATTCAATGCTTCGGAACTCAAAGTCCTCGGAATCAGGTGGATCCCCTCGGACGACACGTTCTATTTTGACTTACAAAAACTGGCGGTCAGAAAGGAGAAGATGAGCAAGCGCGAATTGCTCTCGGAGATTGCGACGTTGTTCGACCCTCTAGGATGGTTGTCTCCAATTGTTGTTCGAGCCAAAATCTTGATGCAGCAACAATGGCTCGAACGAATCAGCTGGGATGACTGCGTATCGGACGACACCCGCGAAACCTGGAACCTCTTCTGTATGGACTGGCGTGCTTTAACCGCAATGAGGGTCCCGCGGTGGATCCAGTACGCCCCTGACTCACTCGAAATCCAACTACATGGATTCAGCGACGCATCTCGTGCCGCCTTTTCATGCGCGATTTACGCCCGCGTAACGTCGCTCACCGGCGAAACGCATACCACGCTGCTCACAGCTAAATCGCGAGTAGCTCCAATAAAAACTGTCTCTATCCCTATCCTCGAGTTAAACGGAGCCGTCATGCTAACTGAATTGGCCGCTCACGTGACCCACTCGATCGGGATACCGGTAACGAAGACAGTTTGCTGGACGGACTCCACGATTGTCCTCGCATGGTTGCGGAAACACCCAGCAGCTTGGAAGACCATGGTGGCCAACAGGACGTCCAAGATCCACTCCACACTGCCGAATGCCGTCTGGAGACACGTGCCGACGCACTACAATCCTGCAGACCTGAATTCGCGTGGTGTAAGTGCAGAAGCACTGCTGTCATCGACGCTGTGGATCGAGGGTCCATCGTGGTTGAAGAGGGACGAAGAAGACTGGCCCGTTCAGCAGACCTACGAAACGGAGgaggaaaaatgtaaaaccgCCGTACATAATACGGTCACAATCAAAGATTGGGATGCTCTGTCTCGCTTCTCTAGCTGGCAACGCCTAATCCGCGTATTCTGTCACGTGCGGCGATTTATAAACACGGTGCGAAAGCAAACAAGCACCGCGCCCCCCTCGTTCCTCACCGTCTCGGAGCTACGCGATTCGGAAATAACAATActgcgaataatccaacgcagctCGTTCGCAACCGAAATCGCCGCGTTCGCGCGGAACAAACCGTTGACCAGTGGCTCGTCGCTTTTGCCGCTCAGCCCTTTCATCGACCAATGCGGAGTCGTACGCGTAGGCGGGAGGCTCAGAAACTCCTTTCTGCCTTGGGAAACGAAGCACCCCGCGATATTGCCGAAACATCACGTTTCCGACCTCATTATTCGGGAATCGCATCTTCTCTCCTTGCATGGCGGAAATCAAATCACGACGTACACAACAAGACAAAAATATTGGATCCTAGGGTTGCGTAATTCGGTCCGTCGCGTGATTCATAAGTGCGTCAAATGCGCGCGTTGGCGGGCGGAAACTGCAACGCAGGTAATGCAAGACCTCGTGACGTCACGTTGCCGTCCGTCCCCTCCATTCTCTCACATTGGAGTCGATTACGCCGGTCCCTACCAAGTACGAGACGCACCCGGGCGCGGAAAGCGaacttataaaaaatacattgcagtATTTATCTGTTTTGCTACTCACGCGGTCCATTTAGAGTTGGTTGATGATTGCTCCACGGCTGCCTTCCTCGCAGCCTTCGACCGCTTCACGTCCAGACGTGGTGTTCCTCAGACGATCACTAGCGACAATGGCACGAATTTCGTAGGCGCGTCCAACGAACTCGCTCGACACTTCGTCGAAGTCACAAATTCGCcggaattgaaaaatcgatgctCCACTCTTCTTATTCAGTGGAAGTTCTATCCCCCGGGCGCTCCTCATCACGGAGGAATGCAGGAAGCCGCAGTCCGGTCAACCAAGCATCATCTTCGTCGTATCATGGGGTCGTTCGCGTCAACCTCCGAAGAGATGTCCACACTGCTTTGCAAGGTGGAAGCCACGTTAAACTCGCGTCCGATTACTCGGGTGCGCGACGACCCAGAGTGTCTTGAAATCCTTACGCCAGGGCACTTTTTAACCGGTAGTCCGCTGATTTCACGTCCGGTTCCTCCCGTGATTGACGAGCCGACAACGCACTTATCACGATGGCAACAAGTGCAAAAATTCCACGAACTGCTGTGGCGCGTATGGTCCCGCGAGTACTTGCAGGAACTGCAGTCGCGGTACAAATGGCAAACTGAACAAAAGGATCTGACTGTAGGAGCGGTAGTCCTCTTGGACAACCCCCTACTACCTCCTAACAAATGGGAATTAGGGAGGGTCGTAAAAACGTTCCCAGGTAAAGACGGCCACGTACGAGTGGTGGAGGTTAAGACCGCGTCCTCAACATATAAACGACCCATCACTCGTGTCTGCCAGTTACCAGTAAACAACTGA